The DNA region GCAGGGACGTGCGTCGCGGCCCTGCGCGGAGGAGGTGTCATGCGTGTCTCACGACGTATGAGCGGTGTTGCCCCCCGGCACTGCTCGCGGCACTGCGCAGATCATCGTCGTCAAAACGGCGACTGCTTGTCCAGTCGATACGCAGTGCGGTTGTGCAAGTGCAACCTCTGCTTCCGAATTGGAATCCGGCGGGGCCCATCCGGGAAGATGTCCGCATGAGCGCCCAGATTCTCGATGGCAAGGCCACCGCAGCCGCGATCAAGTCCGATCTGACCGTCCGTGTGGCGGCTCTCAAGGAGCGGGGCGTCACGCCCGGCCTCGGCACCGTCCTGGTCGGCGACGACCCGGGCAGCCAGAAGTACGTCGCCGGCAAGCACCGCGACTGCGCGCAGGTCGGCATCGCCTCCATCCAGCGCGAACTCCCCGGCACCGCCACGCAGGAGGAGATCGAGGCGGTCGTGCGCGAGCTCAACGAGGACCCGGCCTGCACCGGTTACATCGTGCAGCTGCCGCTCCCCAAGGGCATCGACGAGAACCGCATCCTGGAGCTCATGGACCCGGCGAAGGACGCCGACGGCCTGCACCCGATGAACCTCGGCCGGCTCGTCCTCAACGAGCCCGCCCCGCTGCCCTGCACCCCCAACGGCGTCATCACGCTGCTGCGCCGGCACGGCGTGGAGATCAACGGCGCGGAGGTCGTGGTCGTGGGCCGGGGCGTGACCATCGGGCGCCCCATGCCGCTGCTGCTGACCCGCCGCTCCGAGAACGCCACCGTGACCCAGTGCCACACCGGCACCAAGGACCTCGCGGCGCACCTGCGGCGCGCCGACATCATCGTCGCGGCGGCCGGTGTCGGGCATCTGATCAAGCCGGAGGACGTGAAGCCGGGCGCGGCCGTGCTCGACGTCGGCGTCTCGCGCGACGCCGACGGCAAGATCGTCGGCGACGTCCACCCGGGCGTGACCGAGGTGGCCGGCTGGATCTCCCCGAACCCGGGCGGCGTCGGCCCGATGACCCGCGCCCAGCTGCTCGTCAACGTCGTCGAGGCCGCCGAGCGCGCGGCCGGGGTCCGCTGACCATGTCTTCCTCCGACGCGGAGGTGCCGCGGACCTCGGAGGAGCCGGACGCCGGTGCGGACCCCGGTGCCGGTGCGGGTGTGGGTGCGGCCGAGGGGGCCCCGGCTGCCGATGGGGCCGAGGCCGTACGCCCGCGCCGCCACCCCCGGGCCACGCTCACGACCACGACCGCCCGCCCCGAGGGCGGCGGCCGGGCGGCGCCGGGCGACGCGTCGGCGCCCGCGCGCCAGTGGCCGCTGCTCACCGTGCTCGGCCTGTCCGCGCTCGGGCTGCTGATCGTGGGCACCGACCTGTTCCCGCAGGCCTTCCGGGTCGGCACCCTGCTGGTCGGGGCGGCGCTCCTGACCGGTGCGGTGCTGCGCCGCGTACTGCCCTCGGTCGGCATGCTGGCGGTGCGCTCCCGCTTCACCGACATGATCACGTACGGGGTGATGGGCGGCCTGATCGTGCTGCTCGCCCTGATGGTGCAGCCGGAGCCCTGGCTGCGGATCCCGTTCCTGGAGGACATCCTCCATCTGACGGTGAGCTGAGGCCTGCCTCGCAGAGAAGTGACGGCGCCCGTCCTCTCCCCCGTGGGAGGACGGGCGCCGCTGCGTTCCAGGGTCATGTACGTGCCAATGCCCGATCAAGGTCCGCCGGACCGTTGTGGCACGGAGGTGACGGAAGTGACGATTCCGGTACGTGGCTCGTTATGCATACGTGTGGGGTGAGCCGCACCACAAGGGGGTGGGGGTGCGCACCGCCCCGGGTCCGATAGCCTGACCGCTGGATATCTCTTCACGTCGAGACATCGATCGATCAAGGGGAGACATCCAGCATCAGGGGCAGGGACCCCCACCGCCAGCTGTCTTACGGAGATCGCCATGACCCGCACTCCCGTGAATGTCACCGTGACCGGCGCGGCCGGCCAGATCGGCTACGCGCTGCTCTTCCGCATCGCCTCCGGCCACCTGCTCGGCGCGGACGTGCCGGTCAAGCTGCGCCTCCTCGAGATCCCGCAGGGCGTGAAGGCCGCCGAGGGCACCGCCATGGAGCTCGACGACTGCGCCTTCCCGCTGCTCAAGGGCATCGACATCTTCGACGACCCGAACAAGGGCTTCGAGGGCGCCAACATCGGCCTGCTTGTCGGCGCGCGTCCGCGCGGTCCGGGCATGGAGCGCGGCGACCTGCTCGCCGCCAACGGCGGCATCTTCAAGCCGCAGGGCGAGGCCATCGCCGCCCACGCCGCGGACGACATCAAGGTCCTGGTCGTCGGCAACCCGGCCAACACCAACGCCCTGATCGCCCAGTCGGCCGCCAAGGGCGTCCCGGCCGAGCGCTTCACCGCGATGACCCGCCTGGACCACAACCGCGCCCTGACGCAGCTGGCCCAGAAGACCGGCTCCTCGGTCACGGACATCAAGCGCCTCACCATCTGGGGCAACCACTCCGCGACCCAGTACCCGGACATCTTCAACGCGGAGATCGCCGGCAAGAACGCCGCCGAGGTCGTCGGCGACCAGGCGTGGCTGGCCGACACCTTCATCCCGACCGTCGCCAAGCGCGGCGCCGCGATCATCGACGCCCGTGGCGCGTCCTCCGCGGCCTCCGCCGCGAACGCCGCCATCGACCACGTCTACACCTGGGTCAACGGCACCGCCGAAGGCGACTGGACCTCCATGGGCGTCCCGTCCGACGGCTCCTACGGCGTCCCGGAGGGCCTCATCTCCTCCTTCCCGGTCACCTGCAAGGACGGCAAGTACGAGATCGTCCAGGGCCTGGAGATCAACGAGTTCTCCCGCGCCCGCATCGACGCCTCGGTCAACGAGCTCTCCGAGGAGCGCGACGCTGTTCGCGAGCTCGGCCTCATCTGAGTCTGACCGCTTTCCTCAGCGCCCCCGGCCGGATTCTCCGGCCGGGGGCGCTGTGTTGTGTCCGGGGCCGGGCTATGCGCCGCGCAACTCCTCGGCCAGAGCGCGGACATGGTCGAGCGTACGGAGCAACAGGCCCGGGCCGAAGGTGATGCGGGTCGCGCCCAGGCGGCCGAGCTCCGCGAACGGCGGGCTGTCCGGGCGGGCCAGGAAGTTGAGGGGCAGGTCCGCGCCGAGACCAGAACGCAGGGCCGGCAGGTCGGCGACCGGGGCGGCGATCGGGTACACGCAGTCGGCGCCCGCCGCCGCGTACCGCAGGGACCGGGCCACGGCCGCGGTCGCGGGGGCGGGGACGTCGCGCAGGTAGACGTCGACGCGGGCGTTGACGAAGAGCGCGTCCCCGGCCTCCGCCCGTACCGCCGCCAGCAGGTCGGCGTGCTCATGGGCGTCCCTCAGACCGCCCCGGCCGTCGGAGTCCTCCAGGTTCACTCCGGCCGCGCCGGTCTCCAGGACCCGTTCGACGAGCTCCTTCGGCGCGAGCCCGTAACCGCCCTCCACGTCCGCGGTCACCGGGACGGACACCGCCCGGACGATCCGCGCGACCTGGGCGAACATCTCGTCGGCGGGCGTGCTCCCGTCCTCGTACCCCAGCGAGCGGGCGATCCCGGCGCTGGGCGTGGCGAGGGCCGGGAAGCCGGCCGCCTCGAAGGCGACGGCGCTCGCCGCGTCCCACGGGCCGGGCAGCACCAGCGGATCGCCGGCCGCCCGGCCGAGGTGCAGCGCGCGGAGCGCGAGGGCCGGACCGCTCACTTCTTGTACGCCCCGGGGGTGTAGTGGCCCGGGACCATCCGGGTGGTCACGGCGATCCGGTTCCAGGAGTTGATCGTCACGATCGCGCCGATGACGTGCGCGAGCTCGGTCTCCTCGAAGTGGCGGGCCGCCTCCGCGTACACCTCGTCCGGCACGAAGCCGTCGGTGAGGACGGTGACCGCCTCCGTCAGGGCAAGGGCGGCGAGCTCCCGCTCCGTGTAGAAGTGCTTCGACTCGCGCCAGGCCGCCAGCTGCACGATCCGCTGGACGCTCTCGCCCGCCGCCAGCGCGTCCTTGGTGTGCATGTCCAGGCAGAAGGCGCAGTTGTTGATCTGCGAGGCGCGGATCTTGATCAGCTCGTAGAGCTTCGGCTCGACGTGCTTGGACGCGGCGATCTCCAGGCCGATCATGGCCTTGTAGAACTCGGGGTGGCGCTCGGCGAAGGCCTGCCGGGCCGGGTGCTCGGGAACGTATGCCGTCGTGGCGGCCTGTGCGGTGTCCTGCGTCGTGGTGGTGGTCATGCCGACCACCGTACGGACCGGGTGGTGCCCAGGTATGGTCCATTCCCATGGTGAATGACTGGGCCACTTTCGGCGCCGACCTGCACCTCGAACCGTACGGGCAGGGGGAGGGCCTGCGCGAGGGCCTGATGAACGCGCTCCGCGACGCCGTGCGCAGCGGGCGCCTCGCCGCCGGGACCCGGCTGCCCTCCTCGCGCTCCCTCGCCGCCGACCTGGGCGTGGCCCGCAACACCGTCGCCGACGCCTACGCCGAGCTCGTCGCCGAGGGCTGGCTCACCGCCCGGCAGGGCTCCGGCACCCGCGTGGCCCAGCGCTCCGTACCCCGCCGCCAGGCCCCGCGGGCCGCCCCCGCCGTCGCCCCGCACAGCCGCTCCGTCACCGCGCTGCCCGCCGGGAAGCCCACGTACAACCTGCGCCCCGGCACCCCCGACCTCGCCTCCTTCCCCCGCGCCGACTGGCTCAAGGCCGCCCGCAAGGCGCTCATGGCCGCGCCCGACGAGGCCTTCGGTTACGGCGACCCGCGCGGCCGCATCGAACTGCGCACCGTGCTCGCCGAATACCTCGCGCGGGCCCGCGGCGTGTACGCGCGGCCCGAACGGATCGTGCTCTGCTCGGGGTTCGTGCACGGCCTGATGCTGATGGGGCAGGTGCTGCGGGCCCGCGGGGTGCGGGAGGTGGCCGTCGAGTCGTACGGCCTCGACGTCCACTGGGACCTGCTCGCCGGCGCCGGGCTGCGGATGCCGGCCCTGCCGTTCGACGAACGCGGCACCCGCACCGAGGAGTTGGGGGCGCAGGAGCGGGGTGCGATCGGGGCGGTCCTGCTGACGCCCGCCCACCAGTTCCCGACCGGCGGCGCCCTCCGGCCCGACCGGCGCGCGGCGGCCGTCGACTGGGCGCGGGCGGCCGGCGGGCTGCTCCTGGAGGACGACTACGACGGCGAGTTCCGCTACGACCGGCAGCCGGTGGGCGCCTTGCAGGGGCTCGACCCGGACCGGGTCGTCTACCTCGGCACCGCGAGCAAGTCCCTCGCGCCGGGCCTGCGGATCGCCTGGATGGTGCTGCCCGAACAGCTCGTCGACGAGGTCGTCGCGACGAAGGGCACCGTCGACTGGGTGTCCAGCGCGACCGACCAGCTCACCTTCGCGGAGTTCCTCGCCTCCGGCGCGTACGACCGGCACGTACGGGCCATGCGGCTGCGCTACCGGCGCCGCCGCGACCAGCTCGTCGCGGCGGTCGCCGCCGCCTCGCCCGAGACCCGGATCAGCGGCATCGCGGCCGGACTGCACGCGGTCCTCGAACTCCCCGAGGGCACCGAGGAGTCGGTGCTGCGCGCCGCCGCCTTCCAGGGCCTGGCCCTGCTCGGCATCAACCGCTTCCGCCACCCCACCGTCCCGCGCACCCGCGACGCCCTGGTCGTCGGCTACGGCACCCCCTCGGACAGCGCCTGGTCGGGCGCGCTCGAGGCGCTCTGCCGGGTGCTGCCCTAGGGCCTGTCCGGCCGTGTCTGGCGAGGCAGCAGCCGGGCGGTGAGGAAGGCGAGGATCTCGTCGCGGGCGCGGAGGGTCGGATGCCCGGCCTCGTCGACGAGGTGCGCCGTGACGACGCTGTGCGGGGAGCCGACGACCTCGGCGAAGAAGGGCGGCGGGGCGGGGTTCGCGGCGCTGTCCGGCAGGACCCGGCCGTCGAACGCGTCGCCGAGGAGCGCGCGGTACGCAGCGAAGCGCTGCCCCGTGCACCAGCGGTCGCCCTCGAAGCGGTAGGCGAGGACGGTGAGCCCGTCGCGGGTCAGCCGGTCACGGACGGCCCGCGCGTCGGCCGGGTCCAGCTCGATCCCGGCGGGGTCGTCGAGGGGGAGGGAGGGATGGTTGACGACGGGCGCGACGACGGCCGGCTCCAGGGCCATGGTGAGCGCGAAGTTGCCGGTGAAGCAGAGCCCGATCGCGCCCACGCCGGGCCCGCCGCACTCCGCGTGCGCCTGGCGCGCAAGGCCGCGCAGCCACCGGGTGACGGGGCTGGTGCCGCCGCCGGCGAACGCGCGGAACTCCGCGCTGACGCAGGCCCGGCGGACCACCTCCTGACCGCCGTCGGCCGTAGGGAACGCGCCGTCGGTGCCGAACAGGGACGGCACGTACACGGTCAGGCCCGCGTCCCGCACCCAGCGGGCGAGCCGCAGCACGTCGGGGCTGATGCCCGGCATCTCGGGCAGCACGACGACGGCGGGCCCGGCGCCGGCGACGTACACGTGCTTGGTCACGCCGTGGACGGTGACGCGGCGGCGGTCGAAGTCCTCGATGGGATCGTCGTCTCTGGTCATGGGCGTCAGCGTGACGGGCCGTGAGGTGTCCCGTTGAGGGGCCGGATCGCCAATGCCAGGGGTGATCTCGCCAGAGTGGGTGAGTGCTGGGGCTGCGGTGTGGATCGATGTCTTGACGAACGGAATGTCCGGGGTCGAATGTGTGACCCTTTCGGAGTCTGGTCGTTGAGAGTGGGGACGGAGCTGGGTTCGGGCGGGGGTGCTGGGGTGGGTGCGTTGCGTGAGTTGTCGGCGCCGTTCGTCGCCGTCGGCCCTTCGGGGGTGTCGATTCGCACGCGTCTGAAGCACCTGGCGGCCGGGGACGAGGAGGTGCTGCGGCTGGTCGGCGCGCATCTGGGGTCGCTGGCCGGTCGTGATCTGAGGCAGCGGTGCGCGGAGGGTCTGGAGCACACAACGGATACGTGGGCGGCTCGGAAGCGAACGCTGACCGGTGAGTCGTCTTCCCGTTGGGCCGGGAGCATCACGAAGGCCACCCATGATCAGTGGGCGCTGTCCCGACGCGGGCAGCTCGCCCACATCCAGGGGCTGGAAACGGGCATCAGGACGGTCGCACAGCGCCTGTCGTTGCCGGTCGGCGAGAAGGGTTCGAAGCGGGCTCCGGGCGGCTATCGCAGTCGGCGGGAGTGGTTCGCCAAGTCCCGGCGCCTGGGCGTGCTGGAGGACCGGTTGAAGCGTGCGCGGGCCGACCGGGAGGCCGGTCGGGTGCGGGTCGTGCGCGGTGGCCGGCGCCTGCTCAACACCCGGCATCATCTCGGCGCCGCACAGCTCACCGAGGCGGAGTGGCGGGAGCGGTGGGAGACAGCGCGCTGGTTCCTCGCCGCGGACGGCGAGACGGGCAAGCGGTTCGGCAACGAGACCATCCGTGTCACCCCCGAAGGAGAGGTCTCGCTCAAGCTGCCCGCCCCGCTGGCTCATCTGGCCAACGCTCCACGCGGCCGGTATGTCCTCACTGGGGCCGTAGCGTTCCGGCATCGGGGTGATCAGTGGGCCGACCGCGTATGCGCGAACCGTGCGGTCGCCTATCGCATCCACCATGACACCGAACGCGGACGCTGGTATCTCACCGCCTCGTGGACCATTGCTCCGGTCAGGACCGTACCGCTGGAGGCGGCACGAGCGGGTGGTGTGATCGGGGTCGACACCAACGCAGATCACCTGGCGGCCTGGCGTCTCGACGCCCACGGGAACCCGTGCGGTGAGCCCCGTCGCTTCTTCTACGACCTGTCCGGCAACGCCCAGCACCGGGATGCTCAGGTCCGGCACGCGCTCACCCGGCTCCTGCACTGGGCCCGACGGCACAACCTCACCATCGCGATCGAAGACCTCGACTTCAGCGCGGAGAAGACCCGGGAGAAGCATGGCCGATGCAAGAGGTTCCGGAAGCTGATCTCCGGCATGCCGGTGGCAAGGCTGCGGGCCCGGCTCGTGGCGATGGCCGCCGAACTCGGCATCACCGTCATCGCGGTCGATCCCGCCTACACCAGCAAATGGGGAGCCCAGCACTGGCAGAAACCCCTCACCACCAAGCACCGAAAGACCACTCGCCACGACAGTGCTGCCGTGGCGATCGGAAGGCGCGCCCTCGGGCACCGCATCCGGCGACGTGCGGCACCGCCCCGCGACGACCAGAGCGATCGTCGCGGGTATCGGACCGCCCAGGCCGGACACGGTGACCGGGGGCGTGAGGAAACCCGCCGCCGCATTCCCGGACCACGGACACGATCCGCAGGCGCCGGACGCGGAGCGAAAGCGGGCGACCAGGACACCCAAGGCCGTTCGGGGTGTCCG from Streptomyces fradiae includes:
- a CDS encoding carboxymuconolactone decarboxylase family protein, translated to MTTTTTQDTAQAATTAYVPEHPARQAFAERHPEFYKAMIGLEIAASKHVEPKLYELIKIRASQINNCAFCLDMHTKDALAAGESVQRIVQLAAWRESKHFYTERELAALALTEAVTVLTDGFVPDEVYAEAARHFEETELAHVIGAIVTINSWNRIAVTTRMVPGHYTPGAYKK
- a CDS encoding DUF3017 domain-containing protein yields the protein MSSSDAEVPRTSEEPDAGADPGAGAGVGAAEGAPAADGAEAVRPRRHPRATLTTTTARPEGGGRAAPGDASAPARQWPLLTVLGLSALGLLIVGTDLFPQAFRVGTLLVGAALLTGAVLRRVLPSVGMLAVRSRFTDMITYGVMGGLIVLLALMVQPEPWLRIPFLEDILHLTVS
- a CDS encoding bifunctional methylenetetrahydrofolate dehydrogenase/methenyltetrahydrofolate cyclohydrolase, which gives rise to MSAQILDGKATAAAIKSDLTVRVAALKERGVTPGLGTVLVGDDPGSQKYVAGKHRDCAQVGIASIQRELPGTATQEEIEAVVRELNEDPACTGYIVQLPLPKGIDENRILELMDPAKDADGLHPMNLGRLVLNEPAPLPCTPNGVITLLRRHGVEINGAEVVVVGRGVTIGRPMPLLLTRRSENATVTQCHTGTKDLAAHLRRADIIVAAAGVGHLIKPEDVKPGAAVLDVGVSRDADGKIVGDVHPGVTEVAGWISPNPGGVGPMTRAQLLVNVVEAAERAAGVR
- a CDS encoding isocitrate lyase/phosphoenolpyruvate mutase family protein, translated to MSGPALALRALHLGRAAGDPLVLPGPWDAASAVAFEAAGFPALATPSAGIARSLGYEDGSTPADEMFAQVARIVRAVSVPVTADVEGGYGLAPKELVERVLETGAAGVNLEDSDGRGGLRDAHEHADLLAAVRAEAGDALFVNARVDVYLRDVPAPATAAVARSLRYAAAGADCVYPIAAPVADLPALRSGLGADLPLNFLARPDSPPFAELGRLGATRITFGPGLLLRTLDHVRALAEELRGA
- a CDS encoding malate dehydrogenase, giving the protein MTRTPVNVTVTGAAGQIGYALLFRIASGHLLGADVPVKLRLLEIPQGVKAAEGTAMELDDCAFPLLKGIDIFDDPNKGFEGANIGLLVGARPRGPGMERGDLLAANGGIFKPQGEAIAAHAADDIKVLVVGNPANTNALIAQSAAKGVPAERFTAMTRLDHNRALTQLAQKTGSSVTDIKRLTIWGNHSATQYPDIFNAEIAGKNAAEVVGDQAWLADTFIPTVAKRGAAIIDARGASSAASAANAAIDHVYTWVNGTAEGDWTSMGVPSDGSYGVPEGLISSFPVTCKDGKYEIVQGLEINEFSRARIDASVNELSEERDAVRELGLI
- a CDS encoding dienelactone hydrolase family protein, whose protein sequence is MTRDDDPIEDFDRRRVTVHGVTKHVYVAGAGPAVVVLPEMPGISPDVLRLARWVRDAGLTVYVPSLFGTDGAFPTADGGQEVVRRACVSAEFRAFAGGGTSPVTRWLRGLARQAHAECGGPGVGAIGLCFTGNFALTMALEPAVVAPVVNHPSLPLDDPAGIELDPADARAVRDRLTRDGLTVLAYRFEGDRWCTGQRFAAYRALLGDAFDGRVLPDSAANPAPPPFFAEVVGSPHSVVTAHLVDEAGHPTLRARDEILAFLTARLLPRQTRPDRP
- a CDS encoding PLP-dependent aminotransferase family protein, yielding MVNDWATFGADLHLEPYGQGEGLREGLMNALRDAVRSGRLAAGTRLPSSRSLAADLGVARNTVADAYAELVAEGWLTARQGSGTRVAQRSVPRRQAPRAAPAVAPHSRSVTALPAGKPTYNLRPGTPDLASFPRADWLKAARKALMAAPDEAFGYGDPRGRIELRTVLAEYLARARGVYARPERIVLCSGFVHGLMLMGQVLRARGVREVAVESYGLDVHWDLLAGAGLRMPALPFDERGTRTEELGAQERGAIGAVLLTPAHQFPTGGALRPDRRAAAVDWARAAGGLLLEDDYDGEFRYDRQPVGALQGLDPDRVVYLGTASKSLAPGLRIAWMVLPEQLVDEVVATKGTVDWVSSATDQLTFAEFLASGAYDRHVRAMRLRYRRRRDQLVAAVAAASPETRISGIAAGLHAVLELPEGTEESVLRAAAFQGLALLGINRFRHPTVPRTRDALVVGYGTPSDSAWSGALEALCRVLP